One region of uncultured Sulfurimonas sp. genomic DNA includes:
- a CDS encoding tetraacyldisaccharide 4'-kinase, translating to MKKSLVFWIEEYFYNPNFFQKTLSFLLLPLSWIYCFIMYIRFKTKTPKDFDVDIVSVGNLSVGGSGKTPLVTALASKYKDVAVVLRGYGRNSSGLYVVKDKEKILCDVDISGDEAMIYAHKLPNAIVIVSEDRHKGILQAKEMGAKLIFLDDAYSKHDIKKLDLLIDVKTKNSRCLPSGAFRERLWFAKEAVLLQEEKDFTRVVELKNKSARMSLVTAIARPSRLDEFLPEVLSKNYFEDHHSYTKEELEKILKKDSSDSLLLTYKDFVKVESFKLPISLLDLDVKVNEKVFTTIDNYRKKD from the coding sequence TTGAAAAAAAGTTTAGTTTTTTGGATTGAAGAGTATTTTTATAATCCTAATTTTTTCCAAAAAACACTCTCTTTTTTACTTCTTCCACTTAGTTGGATCTACTGTTTTATAATGTACATTCGATTTAAAACTAAAACCCCAAAAGATTTTGATGTAGATATAGTTAGTGTTGGAAACTTAAGTGTGGGCGGAAGTGGAAAGACACCTCTTGTTACGGCTCTTGCATCTAAGTATAAAGATGTTGCAGTTGTTCTTCGTGGTTATGGTCGCAACAGTAGTGGTTTATATGTTGTAAAAGACAAAGAGAAGATTTTGTGTGATGTAGATATAAGTGGTGATGAAGCTATGATATATGCTCACAAACTTCCAAATGCCATAGTCATAGTGAGTGAAGATAGACATAAAGGAATACTCCAAGCTAAGGAGATGGGTGCTAAGCTAATCTTTTTAGATGACGCTTATTCTAAACATGATATAAAAAAACTTGATTTGCTTATAGATGTAAAAACAAAAAATAGTAGATGCTTACCATCAGGGGCGTTTAGAGAGAGACTTTGGTTTGCTAAAGAAGCAGTTCTACTTCAAGAAGAAAAAGATTTTACAAGAGTGGTTGAACTTAAAAATAAAAGTGCTAGAATGTCACTCGTTACAGCAATAGCTAGACCGTCAAGACTTGATGAGTTTTTGCCAGAAGTTTTAAGTAAAAATTATTTTGAAGATCATCACTCATATACTAAAGAAGAGTTAGAAAAGATTTTAAAAAAAGATAGTTCGGACTCACTTTTACTCACTTATAAAGATTTTGTAAAAGTTGAATCATTTAAACTTCCCATATCACTGCTAGATTTGGATGTAAAAGTAAATGAAAAAGTATTTACTACAATTGACAATTATAGGAAAAAAGATTGA
- a CDS encoding DUF2018 family protein, with the protein MSKYSALFEDEDDVFLGSPVSKLMDIIFNANNDVVRFDLENFMRRRAALEMVLEEKLGEDYGREVDMFMVENREAVESKTKSLSIELMGEIVSKSE; encoded by the coding sequence ATGTCAAAATATAGTGCACTTTTTGAAGATGAAGATGATGTATTTTTAGGTTCTCCAGTTAGCAAATTAATGGATATTATTTTTAATGCCAACAATGATGTTGTTAGATTTGATTTGGAAAATTTTATGAGAAGAAGAGCAGCATTGGAAATGGTTTTAGAAGAGAAACTTGGTGAAGACTATGGTAGAGAAGTTGATATGTTTATGGTTGAGAATCGTGAGGCTGTTGAGAGTAAAACTAAGAGCTTAAGTATTGAGTTGATGGGTGAGATAGTTTCAAAAAGTGAATAA
- the argB gene encoding acetylglutamate kinase, giving the protein MKKKIETVKTLLDALPFIKEFRNEIVVIKYGGSAQTSAELKEKFAEDILLMYLVGIKPVIVHGGGSKITEMLDALNIETKFIEGQRVTTKEVIRIAEMILSGEINKEIVSLLNSHGAKAIGVSGKDAHFITAKAKDFAKWGLTGNITDVKPDVISKLIADKFVPVIAPIAAGKEMGHPGFNINADLCASYVAKAIGANKIIFLTDTPGVLNNEKELLATLTKDDIEALKADGTIHGGMVPKVDACIEAIDGGVNKAHIIDGRLEHSMLLELFTSEGVGTQIIK; this is encoded by the coding sequence TTGAAAAAGAAAATAGAAACAGTTAAAACACTCCTTGATGCCTTACCATTTATAAAAGAGTTTAGAAATGAAATCGTAGTTATTAAGTATGGCGGTTCAGCTCAAACTTCAGCCGAGTTAAAAGAAAAATTTGCAGAAGATATCTTGCTTATGTATCTTGTTGGAATTAAACCTGTCATAGTTCATGGTGGAGGTTCAAAGATAACAGAGATGCTAGATGCTCTAAATATCGAGACGAAATTTATAGAAGGTCAAAGAGTTACAACTAAAGAAGTCATACGCATAGCTGAAATGATTTTAAGTGGTGAAATAAACAAAGAGATTGTCTCTCTTTTGAACTCTCATGGTGCTAAAGCAATTGGCGTAAGTGGTAAAGATGCTCATTTTATAACAGCAAAAGCAAAAGATTTTGCAAAATGGGGTTTAACAGGAAATATTACGGATGTTAAACCTGATGTTATATCAAAACTTATAGCAGATAAGTTTGTTCCTGTAATTGCGCCAATTGCAGCAGGTAAAGAGATGGGTCATCCAGGATTTAATATAAATGCAGACCTTTGTGCATCTTATGTAGCAAAAGCTATAGGTGCGAACAAAATTATCTTTTTAACAGATACTCCCGGTGTTCTTAACAATGAAAAAGAACTTTTAGCTACTTTAACAAAAGATGATATTGAAGCTTTAAAAGCAGATGGAACTATTCATGGTGGTATGGTACCAAAGGTAGATGCATGTATAGAAGCTATCGATGGTGGTGTTAATAAAGCACATATTATTGATGGTAGATTAGAGCATTCTATGTTACTAGAGCTTTTTACATCAGAGGGTGTTGGTACTCAAATTATTAAATAG
- a CDS encoding FxsA family protein produces the protein MIYFIVYLFLEVLISVNISSAIGGLATFFEIVLSALVGISILVNFRTTLLQNITAVSYHAIDLQEFQRLNLFTIIGAFLLIIPGFMTDILGALMQFSVFTSMLVNRYNVKSSNYHPTNNNQDNINKNIQKDSDVIDVEIISDNSTTK, from the coding sequence ATGATTTACTTTATTGTCTATCTCTTTTTAGAAGTGCTTATATCTGTAAATATTTCATCCGCTATTGGTGGTTTAGCTACATTTTTTGAGATAGTTTTAAGTGCATTAGTGGGTATATCTATATTAGTAAATTTTAGAACAACTCTACTTCAAAATATTACAGCTGTTTCATATCATGCGATAGATTTGCAAGAGTTTCAAAGACTAAATTTATTTACAATTATAGGTGCTTTTTTACTTATAATACCAGGTTTTATGACAGATATACTTGGCGCTCTTATGCAGTTTAGTGTATTTACGAGTATGCTTGTTAACCGTTATAATGTAAAATCTTCTAATTATCATCCTACTAATAATAATCAGGATAATATAAATAAAAATATACAAAAGGATTCGGATGTTATCGATGTTGAAATTATTAGCGACAACTCTACTACTAAGTAG
- a CDS encoding MBL fold metallo-hydrolase: MQIKVKAMGAYQTNCYIVTVDAKDFIIDPGVDATSWVESNVTNPVAIFNTHGHFDHVWSNAELQKKLKIPLYTPKDDVMLLSQSSWMPELPPSTPDVEVKPNQEFDFDGVKVKFHHFPGHCPGCSMIEIGDAMFSGDFLFERSIGRTDFPYSSPKDMKDSLERFKKIDYDKTLYPGHGGTTTIKQEQQYADYWIGQL; the protein is encoded by the coding sequence ATGCAGATAAAAGTTAAAGCTATGGGTGCTTATCAAACAAACTGTTACATAGTCACCGTAGATGCAAAAGACTTCATTATAGATCCTGGTGTAGATGCAACTTCTTGGGTAGAAAGTAATGTTACAAACCCAGTTGCAATTTTCAATACACATGGACATTTTGATCATGTTTGGTCAAATGCAGAACTTCAAAAAAAATTAAAAATCCCTCTTTATACTCCAAAAGATGACGTAATGTTACTCTCTCAAAGTTCTTGGATGCCAGAACTTCCACCATCTACTCCAGATGTAGAAGTCAAACCAAATCAAGAGTTTGATTTTGATGGAGTAAAAGTAAAATTTCATCACTTTCCTGGTCACTGTCCAGGTTGTTCTATGATAGAGATTGGAGATGCGATGTTTAGTGGCGATTTTTTATTTGAGCGATCTATTGGGCGAACAGATTTTCCATACTCATCTCCAAAAGATATGAAAGATTCACTAGAGAGATTTAAAAAGATAGACTACGATAAAACTCTTTATCCTGGACATGGTGGAACAACAACTATAAAACAAGAACAACAATATGCAGATTATTGGATAGGACAACTATAA
- a CDS encoding PaaI family thioesterase: MSKKDDIDDKELELDDYRDDEEDLVLLTTHEHINRGLSGELLKLERGYVELRLTTISEMVADDQGLIHGGFIFSAADFAAMAAVNEKNVVLVASDCQFLSPVKFGDEVNFVARVRHKEGRKRNVYVEGHVLDIKVFEGEFKTVITERHVLKLKLLDSKEE, encoded by the coding sequence ATGAGTAAAAAAGATGATATAGATGATAAAGAGTTAGAACTTGATGATTATAGAGATGATGAAGAGGATTTAGTACTATTAACAACTCATGAACATATAAATCGTGGTCTTAGTGGCGAGTTGTTAAAGTTAGAGCGAGGTTATGTTGAGTTAAGACTTACAACTATTTCAGAAATGGTTGCTGATGATCAAGGTCTTATTCATGGTGGTTTTATATTTAGTGCAGCTGATTTTGCCGCTATGGCTGCTGTAAATGAAAAAAATGTAGTTTTAGTAGCAAGTGATTGTCAGTTTTTATCTCCTGTAAAATTTGGCGATGAAGTAAATTTTGTAGCAAGAGTTAGACACAAAGAGGGTAGAAAAAGAAATGTTTATGTTGAGGGGCATGTACTTGATATTAAAGTTTTTGAAGGTGAATTTAAAACAGTTATAACAGAAAGACATGTCTTAAAGTTAAAACTTCTTGATTCAAAAGAAGAATAA
- a CDS encoding class I SAM-dependent methyltransferase, producing the protein MQDHFKDRAKEWDQGSIRVAGAKKIADAINKEIQLHKEMEILDFGVGTGLLGFDIATKVKKVYGVDTSSNMLEKLKAKNTKELSIDTFCQDIIKSPLEKKFNGLVSSMTLHHVEDLKAFFETIYKNIHENGFIAIADLESEDGTFHSDNTGVFHFGFNEDILCKIVLDAGFSEVSFKNINIINKPHKDFGVFLLTAKR; encoded by the coding sequence ATGCAAGATCATTTTAAAGATAGAGCGAAAGAGTGGGATCAAGGTAGCATCAGAGTCGCTGGTGCTAAAAAAATTGCAGATGCGATAAACAAAGAGATACAACTTCATAAAGAAATGGAGATTTTAGACTTTGGAGTTGGTACAGGACTCTTAGGTTTTGATATAGCTACAAAGGTAAAAAAAGTTTATGGCGTAGATACATCTTCAAATATGCTAGAAAAATTAAAAGCAAAAAACACTAAGGAGCTTAGTATTGACACCTTTTGTCAAGATATTATTAAATCGCCACTAGAAAAAAAGTTCAATGGTTTGGTGAGTTCTATGACTCTTCATCATGTAGAAGATTTAAAAGCTTTTTTTGAAACTATATATAAAAATATTCATGAAAATGGTTTTATAGCAATAGCTGATTTAGAGAGTGAAGATGGAACTTTTCACTCAGACAATACAGGTGTTTTTCATTTTGGTTTTAACGAAGATATCTTGTGTAAAATTGTACTAGATGCGGGCTTTAGCGAAGTTTCTTTTAAAAATATAAATATTATAAACAAACCTCACAAAGATTTTGGAGTATTTTTATTAACTGCTAAAAGATAA
- a CDS encoding DegT/DnrJ/EryC1/StrS family aminotransferase, which produces MKIPFCKYESAREEHSNVADVLDAEDLNQVAKLEDEFASYVGAKYALATSHGTSALHLAMLALDLKRGDKVICSVNAYPNVPEVVRHFDAEPVFIDIEPKNYNINLDSLEAYLEDNQSKKLKAVIVTHVAGTTVDLERLYSIAKIYDVKIVEDASEALGATYKNAKIGSTGGDITCFNFSAHLKKNVCNGGMLVTDDDEIMQRAKLLSNHAITRDEDSLEYIYDVVDIGNDYSMGELDAAYIRAQIIKQDKNIQRQQEIAQMYSESLKTTEHITIPDMSNDEHPFSLYIIKVDKNRDSFALELKKTGIECGLHYIPLHLLTYYKSKYALKINNFPVALKSYQQVLSLPIYANMEDKDVNFVCDKIKEIAKTRV; this is translated from the coding sequence ATGAAAATACCGTTTTGTAAATATGAAAGTGCAAGAGAAGAACATAGTAATGTAGCAGATGTTTTAGATGCTGAAGATTTAAATCAAGTAGCTAAGTTAGAAGATGAGTTTGCATCTTATGTTGGAGCGAAGTATGCTTTAGCAACTTCTCATGGTACTTCAGCATTGCATCTTGCTATGCTCGCACTTGATCTTAAACGTGGTGATAAAGTGATTTGTTCTGTAAATGCTTATCCAAATGTTCCAGAGGTTGTTCGTCACTTTGACGCAGAACCTGTTTTTATAGATATTGAACCAAAAAACTACAATATTAATCTTGACTCTCTTGAGGCTTACTTAGAAGACAATCAGTCTAAAAAACTAAAAGCTGTAATAGTTACCCATGTAGCTGGAACTACTGTTGATTTAGAGAGACTATACTCTATTGCTAAGATATATGATGTAAAAATAGTTGAAGATGCTAGTGAAGCACTAGGTGCTACGTATAAAAATGCAAAGATTGGCTCAACTGGTGGAGATATTACCTGTTTTAATTTTTCTGCACATTTAAAGAAAAATGTTTGTAATGGCGGTATGTTAGTAACAGATGATGATGAAATTATGCAACGTGCAAAACTTCTTAGCAACCATGCTATAACAAGAGATGAAGACTCTTTGGAGTATATATATGATGTTGTAGATATTGGTAATGATTACTCTATGGGAGAGTTAGATGCTGCATATATTAGAGCTCAGATAATTAAACAAGATAAAAATATACAAAGACAACAAGAGATAGCTCAAATGTATAGTGAATCTTTAAAGACAACTGAGCATATCACTATTCCAGATATGAGCAATGATGAACATCCTTTTTCTTTATACATCATTAAAGTAGATAAAAATCGTGACTCTTTTGCCCTAGAACTTAAAAAGACAGGTATAGAGTGTGGACTTCACTATATACCTTTGCATCTTTTGACGTATTACAAATCTAAATATGCATTAAAGATAAATAATTTTCCTGTAGCACTTAAGAGTTATCAACAAGTTTTATCTCTTCCTATTTACGCTAATATGGAAGATAAAGATGTAAATTTTGTTTGTGATAAAATTAAAGAAATAGCTAAAACGAGAGTTTAA
- the proS gene encoding proline--tRNA ligase, with translation MRRSRAFIPTTKEVPSDATLPSHQFLIRGGFINSQGAGLYNFLPLGKIVLEKIRAIVKDELDKAGCSEVQLSFVTPLSLWERSGRSETMGKEMLRIQDRHQNPFVLSPTNEEAMVELVKNRVTSYKDLPLNLYQINTKFRDEARPRYGLLRGREFLMKDGYSFHASVEDMVREFDLMEETYKKIFTRLGLDFRVVEADSGAIGGEGSKEFHVLANSGEDTLVVCESCDYGANIETIFDEEQVNFYNEKSYEELTEISIDKKCSCGANLSFKKGIEVGHIFQLGTKYSAALEANFSDENGRAKPFEMATFGIGVSRLVASIIEQNHDQDGCIWTKETAPYTINIMISNIKDEKQITLAEELYLKLLGEDIEVMFDDRKERFGFKMKDAELIGFPYTIIIGKELENGIVEVYDRKTKEKNSVQAGEVFNKIMELI, from the coding sequence ATGAGAAGAAGTCGTGCTTTTATACCAACAACAAAAGAAGTGCCATCAGATGCAACATTGCCATCTCATCAGTTTTTAATAAGAGGTGGTTTTATAAATAGCCAAGGTGCTGGGTTGTATAACTTTTTGCCATTAGGTAAAATTGTTTTAGAAAAAATCAGAGCTATCGTAAAAGATGAGTTAGATAAAGCAGGTTGCAGTGAAGTTCAATTAAGTTTTGTAACACCTCTAAGTTTATGGGAGAGAAGTGGTCGTTCTGAGACTATGGGCAAAGAGATGCTTCGCATCCAAGATAGACATCAAAATCCTTTCGTGTTAAGTCCTACAAACGAAGAAGCAATGGTGGAATTAGTTAAAAATAGAGTGACTTCATATAAAGATTTACCACTAAATCTTTACCAAATAAATACAAAATTTCGTGATGAAGCAAGACCAAGATATGGGCTTTTGCGTGGTCGTGAATTTTTGATGAAAGATGGATACTCTTTTCATGCATCTGTAGAAGATATGGTGAGAGAATTTGATCTTATGGAAGAGACTTACAAGAAAATTTTCACTAGATTAGGACTTGATTTCAGAGTAGTTGAGGCAGATAGTGGAGCTATTGGTGGAGAAGGAAGTAAAGAGTTTCATGTTTTAGCAAATAGTGGTGAAGATACTTTGGTTGTATGTGAATCTTGTGATTATGGTGCAAATATAGAAACAATATTTGATGAAGAGCAAGTAAATTTTTATAATGAAAAATCTTATGAAGAGCTAACAGAAATAAGCATAGATAAAAAATGCTCATGTGGAGCAAATCTTAGTTTTAAAAAAGGTATAGAAGTTGGACATATTTTTCAACTTGGAACTAAATACTCTGCAGCATTAGAGGCAAACTTTAGTGATGAAAACGGTAGAGCAAAACCTTTTGAAATGGCGACTTTTGGTATAGGCGTTAGCAGACTTGTAGCATCTATAATAGAACAAAATCATGATCAAGATGGTTGTATTTGGACAAAAGAGACAGCTCCTTACACAATAAATATCATGATATCAAATATAAAAGATGAAAAACAGATAACACTTGCAGAAGAGCTTTATCTAAAACTTTTAGGTGAAGATATTGAAGTTATGTTTGATGATAGAAAAGAGAGATTTGGTTTTAAGATGAAAGATGCAGAACTTATAGGTTTTCCATATACTATCATCATAGGAAAAGAACTTGAAAATGGTATAGTTGAAGTTTATGATAGAAAAACAAAAGAGAAAAATTCTGTTCAAGCTGGTGAAGTATTTAATAAAATAATGGAACTTATATAA
- a CDS encoding polyprenyl synthetase family protein, giving the protein MQRVESEIARLIKEVDYDEVTRLFNTLLGGKRLRAKLILKIAPKHEQAPLLAAIVELIHAASLLHDDVIDEAQTRRGVRSVNATDGSKTAVMLGDILYSKAFTELVSFDRDVAKVIAASVTALSKGEMQDVKMANEFNEDENKYLDMLYLKTATLIEAAAFASALLAGKDAKMYGIYGKNLGLSFQIIDDILDITADSNTLGKPAMNDFVEGKCTLPYIYLYQKLNNQDKERLKKSHAKHIDEDEVFWIKQKMQEHKSVESSFELAKKLSDEAMQAVKDDKELIEILQTMIKRSY; this is encoded by the coding sequence ATGCAAAGAGTTGAGAGTGAGATAGCAAGATTGATAAAAGAAGTTGATTATGATGAGGTTACTCGTCTTTTTAATACACTCTTAGGTGGTAAAAGACTCAGAGCAAAATTGATTTTAAAAATTGCTCCTAAACATGAACAAGCTCCTTTACTTGCTGCTATAGTTGAGCTTATACATGCAGCTAGCTTACTTCATGATGATGTTATAGATGAAGCACAAACTAGAAGAGGTGTAAGATCTGTAAATGCAACAGATGGAAGTAAAACAGCTGTAATGCTTGGCGATATTTTATATTCTAAAGCTTTTACTGAACTTGTTTCTTTTGATCGAGATGTAGCAAAAGTAATAGCTGCATCTGTTACTGCTCTATCTAAGGGTGAGATGCAAGATGTTAAAATGGCAAATGAATTCAATGAAGATGAAAACAAATATCTTGATATGCTCTATCTTAAAACTGCTACACTTATTGAAGCTGCAGCTTTTGCATCTGCACTCTTAGCGGGCAAAGATGCTAAAATGTATGGCATCTACGGAAAAAATTTAGGACTTTCATTTCAAATCATAGATGATATTTTAGATATTACAGCTGATTCTAACACACTTGGAAAACCTGCAATGAACGATTTTGTAGAGGGTAAATGTACACTTCCTTATATTTATTTATATCAAAAATTAAATAATCAAGATAAAGAAAGATTGAAAAAATCACATGCTAAACACATAGATGAAGATGAAGTTTTTTGGATAAAACAAAAAATGCAAGAACACAAAAGTGTTGAGAGTTCCTTTGAACTTGCAAAAAAATTATCAGATGAAGCTATGCAAGCTGTTAAAGACGATAAAGAACTCATAGAAATATTACAAACAATGATAAAAAGAAGTTACTAA
- a CDS encoding NAD+ synthase — MSKYAQISDFLERFLDNEIRKTGIKKVVVGLSGGLDSAVVAVLAHKAFKDDLLCVKMPSHYSSQSSLDDADALCRDFSMRSITVSIEPMLSAYEKLNPDMDNLRKGNFSSRMRMSTIFDISAKENALVLGTSNKSELMLGYGTLYGDLSSAVNPIGDLYKSEVYELAEYLGVTKSIIEKAPSADLWDGQSDEEDLGYTYAQLDAALKLYVEDRLTKEQIVEKGIDAQMLDMIIGRIFRNHFKRKMPVIAKLTSRTINHDFNYPRDITL; from the coding sequence ATGAGTAAATACGCACAAATATCAGACTTTTTAGAACGATTTTTAGATAATGAAATTCGTAAAACTGGTATAAAAAAGGTTGTAGTAGGTTTAAGTGGTGGTTTAGATTCTGCTGTCGTTGCAGTCTTGGCTCACAAAGCTTTTAAAGATGATTTGTTATGTGTAAAAATGCCCTCACATTACTCTTCACAAAGTTCACTTGATGATGCAGATGCTCTTTGTAGAGATTTTTCGATGCGAAGTATTACAGTTTCCATAGAACCTATGCTAAGTGCATATGAAAAGTTAAATCCAGATATGGATAATCTAAGAAAAGGAAACTTCTCTTCTCGCATGAGAATGTCAACAATTTTTGATATATCAGCAAAAGAAAATGCTTTAGTTTTGGGAACAAGCAATAAAAGTGAGTTAATGCTAGGTTATGGTACTCTTTATGGAGATTTATCAAGTGCAGTGAATCCAATAGGTGATTTATACAAAAGTGAAGTTTATGAGTTAGCAGAGTATTTAGGTGTAACTAAAAGTATAATTGAAAAAGCTCCATCAGCTGATCTTTGGGATGGACAAAGTGATGAAGAAGATTTAGGTTACACATATGCACAGCTAGATGCCGCTTTAAAACTATATGTTGAAGATAGATTAACTAAAGAACAAATAGTTGAAAAAGGAATAGATGCACAGATGTTGGATATGATAATAGGAAGAATCTTTCGTAATCACTTTAAAAGAAAGATGCCAGTTATTGCAAAGCTAACATCAAGAACTATAAATCATGATTTTAACTATCCAAGAGATATAACTTTATAG
- the hemA gene encoding glutamyl-tRNA reductase, with protein MHYLNISFSHKNSTMEIREKLSYPDDEHLHGCLTKLNECEFINESILISTCNRMEIFCSCSDIAGATGHIFQKLTARAGISIEELEGRADIFDDSSAIHHLFTVASSLDSMVVGETQIAGQLKDAFRFSYDKGHCGQKLARAMHNAFKCAAQVRNATDISSKPVSIASVAVAKLKSVLESVEDKKALVIGIGEMSEITAKHLVSNGADVYIMNRTKEKAFALAKECGAKVLDFDQLHNVINEFEILFTATSSPVPIITDDIITSCDFDRYWFDLAIPRDIVYHKGERINLYQIDDLKTIVDENKGLREEEARKAHTIIGRSTVAFFEWLDTLNIEPMIKDIYAKAFEAARVESERVIKNGYIPKEYEEEVHKMSQQVMKRFLHDMTSKMRSVSQESKSDMITGALQFLIKNDNAEMPDKYKCEHALNIAQKGSK; from the coding sequence ATGCACTATTTAAATATAAGTTTTTCACACAAAAATTCTACTATGGAAATTAGAGAAAAGTTATCTTATCCTGATGATGAACATCTACATGGCTGTTTAACAAAACTAAATGAATGCGAATTTATAAACGAATCTATACTTATTTCAACCTGTAATCGAATGGAGATTTTTTGTAGCTGTAGTGATATTGCTGGAGCTACTGGACATATATTTCAAAAACTCACAGCTCGTGCTGGCATCTCCATAGAAGAACTTGAAGGGCGTGCTGATATATTTGATGATAGTAGTGCTATTCATCATCTTTTTACAGTTGCATCTTCTCTTGATTCTATGGTTGTTGGTGAGACGCAAATTGCTGGACAATTAAAAGATGCATTTAGATTTTCTTATGATAAAGGTCACTGTGGTCAAAAATTAGCGCGTGCTATGCACAATGCTTTTAAATGTGCAGCTCAAGTTAGAAATGCAACTGATATATCTTCAAAACCTGTCTCAATCGCTAGTGTGGCAGTGGCTAAGTTGAAGTCAGTTTTAGAGAGTGTTGAAGATAAGAAAGCTTTAGTAATCGGCATAGGAGAGATGTCTGAAATAACAGCTAAACACTTGGTATCTAATGGTGCAGATGTTTATATAATGAACAGAACAAAAGAAAAAGCATTTGCCTTGGCTAAAGAGTGTGGAGCAAAGGTTTTAGACTTTGATCAACTCCATAACGTTATAAATGAGTTTGAAATTTTATTTACTGCAACTTCATCCCCTGTGCCAATTATTACAGATGACATAATCACATCGTGTGATTTTGATAGATATTGGTTTGATTTAGCAATTCCTAGAGATATTGTTTATCACAAGGGTGAGCGTATAAATCTTTATCAAATAGATGACTTAAAAACTATAGTTGATGAAAACAAAGGTCTTAGAGAAGAAGAGGCTAGAAAAGCACATACTATTATAGGTCGAAGTACTGTAGCTTTTTTTGAATGGTTAGATACTTTAAATATTGAACCTATGATAAAAGATATCTATGCTAAAGCTTTTGAGGCTGCAAGAGTTGAGAGTGAGAGAGTTATTAAAAATGGATATATTCCAAAAGAGTATGAGGAAGAAGTACATAAAATGTCTCAACAAGTCATGAAGCGTTTTTTACACGATATGACTTCAAAAATGAGAAGTGTATCTCAAGAGTCTAAATCAGATATGATAACTGGAGCTTTGCAATTTTTGATAAAAAATGATAACGCAGAGATGCCAGATAAATACAAATGCGAACACGCTTTAAATATAGCACAAAAGGGAAGTAAATGA
- a CDS encoding thioredoxin domain-containing protein has product MLKLLATTLLLSSLLEASTSDAQMEDFLKKSFSANPNIVKLNVNIEQKIPLQDVKGWNAFIVEVAASVKAKEGTRDIKQKMIWFSNGDTISPDLINIKTGVSLKESVSPSFELKHYKKENLIYGNADAKHKIAIFSDPLCPFCRTYVPEVINKMKKDPKKFAIYYYHFPLPALHPAAVELVKAAVAAELQGVKDVVLKLYTVEIDSNEKDINKILAVFNKTMKTDIKPSDLKSKEVMNHINSDLDIADTLMVGGTPTVFFDDKLDKTKRKFEKAK; this is encoded by the coding sequence ATGTTGAAATTATTAGCGACAACTCTACTACTAAGTAGTTTATTAGAGGCTTCTACTTCAGATGCTCAAATGGAAGATTTTTTAAAAAAATCTTTTTCTGCTAACCCAAATATAGTAAAACTAAATGTAAATATTGAACAAAAAATTCCACTACAAGATGTAAAAGGCTGGAATGCGTTTATAGTTGAAGTTGCCGCTAGTGTAAAAGCTAAAGAAGGTACACGTGATATTAAGCAAAAGATGATTTGGTTCTCAAATGGAGATACTATTTCGCCTGATCTTATAAATATAAAAACAGGTGTATCATTAAAAGAGTCAGTTTCTCCATCATTTGAATTGAAGCATTATAAAAAAGAAAATTTAATTTATGGAAATGCAGATGCTAAACATAAAATAGCGATATTTTCAGACCCTTTGTGTCCATTTTGTAGAACATATGTGCCTGAAGTTATTAATAAAATGAAAAAAGACCCAAAGAAATTTGCAATTTACTATTACCATTTTCCACTACCTGCACTTCATCCAGCTGCAGTTGAGTTAGTAAAAGCTGCAGTAGCAGCTGAGCTTCAAGGTGTAAAAGATGTTGTTCTTAAACTATATACTGTAGAAATTGATTCAAATGAGAAAGATATAAATAAGATTTTAGCAGTGTTTAACAAAACAATGAAGACAGATATTAAGCCTTCAGATTTAAAATCAAAAGAAGTTATGAATCATATAAATAGTGATTTAGATATAGCAGATACACTTATGGTTGGTGGAACTCCTACTGTATTTTTTGATGATAAGTTAGATAAAACAAAAAGAAAATTTGAAAAGGCTAAATAG